AGTCCCTTTACAGCACGTAACAGCGTGTATGTCGAAGCCTTAGGATCAGGATTAGTGTATTCGATTAACTACGAGCGCCTGTTAGGACTCAAAGAAGAGCTTGCCTATGGCATTCGGGCAGGCACGGCTTACCTAGGAGGCCGTTCCGGTAGTTTAGTGCTAATTGGGGAGTTATTTGCTCTAATTGGCGAAGACAATCTGCACGCTGATTTTGGTATCGGCTTGACCAGTACTACGCCCCTGACTGGCGAGGATAATAACCAACGATTCAAAAGCACATACGCACTAGTACCCCGAATAGGCTATCGGTACCAAAAGCCAACCGGAGGATTAATGGCCCGAATTGGGTTTACGCCTTTGATACCTTTAGGACAAACTGATTTTTCTAATCGTTTTAATCCTTGGGTAGGTCTATCAATCGGGCATAGCTTTTAGGATAACCAGCAGATGGAGTGCTAGCTTGTCCGGACAGATAAAATGACTGCTCATCTTAGCCTCTTATAAGGTAGGTGGCTGTTACAAAAATGGGTTATGGGATAGCTTCATCACGTAAACGCGTTTGATTGCGCTGATTTTCCCGACAAAAACCAGGACTTCCGGTTCATAGTTGACCGCTTCCAGACTTTTGCAACAGCCACGTAGCTTATGTAACTGAACGATTGGCTAGCAAACAGGTCTGAGCAACAAAGTACAGTCTACGAAAACTAACTTGTGCGGATTCAAGCATGCTATAACGTAAGTCTTCGAGTTTCTTCTAAAAATAATCCCTTTACATCAATCTAGCTATAGAGCGGGTATTGGTTGACTGCCATTACCGTTTCATTTGGCTATCTAGAAAATACAAATTCCATAAGAAATTGAATACCAATTGTATATCCAGCTAGGGTCATGGTTTCGATGAACCGTTTTTTAGGTAGAGCGATGCCTAAGAACGAAACAGACACAAACAGTACTATCCATCGTAAACCTTTGTACTGATAGCTCAATGGGCTACTTACGTTCAACAGGTTAGCTACTTCTTTCGTAATTTCGGATCCGTAATAAAGTAATAAGCCCGTCATGGTTAGCGCAAAGAATAACCGTAACCAATCCGTTATTGACATCGCTTTTATCATAGACGTACAATTGTAAAGACCAGGGCTGAAAGTATACGTTTTCACATTTTCCAGACTCGTTTTATAGCTGTGACTCTATTAATAGACATAGCATCGAAATCGAAAAGAAAGGTCGTTATGCATACCCCCCAAAAGTGCAAGATCAATAGTTTACTACTGTCGGGCATTATACGGGCGAACCCCAAAGCAGGCGAATAAAGGATCATTGTAATTCAGTCCTAATTTAACGATCCGTTCGGCAATTCGTAACCCTTGATTCGCTACGTTGACGAAGTAAACTACCGCTGTTTTTTGGTCGGTTGAACCAATGACGTAACCACTGGCGGTCGGGCTTTTGGCCCATTGACAAAATAAGTCTCCAGTTGCCGTATGTTGCACGGCAAAGCCTAATCCCCACGAAACCTGCTCCGGCTGACATATATCCGTCTTGACCTGTGAGCTTAGTAACGCCTTTGCCGTTTGCTCTTCAGACCCCGGTTTCATCATGGCCGCAACGATGAACCGGGCATAGTCATCGGCAGTCGTTCGCAAGGTGTGTGCTACGTTTACCATCTCCTGTTTATCGGCAACAAGCGTACCGGCCATGTCATAAGATCGGGCGTACTGGAGGGAGTCAGCCGCTTGATATAGGTAACTGGTATGTGTCATGCCCATTGGCTTGAATACCGTTCGTTGCATGAACGATTCGATTGGTTCTTTTACCAGGTATTCAACTACCGTTTGCAACAGATAATAGCCTTCACCTGAGTAGCTGTACCGACTACCCGGTACGAACATAGTCGTTAGCGGTTTGCCCTCGGAACGCCAATTGGGTAAGCCGGTGGTATGGTTCAAGACCATACGCGCTGTAATGAGCTTTATTCGCTCGTCGCCCATTGGACTTTTCAAAAAGTGAGTGTCTACGTACGAGGGCGGAACGTAGCTTATTAATGGGGTATCTAACGCAATTTTCTTTTGCTCACTAAGTTTGAGAACAGCATAGGCAAACAGGGGCTTTCCCAAGGAAGCCCCCCGAAATAGTGTCTGGGTAGAAACGGGTTCTTTTGTGCCCTTGTTTTTAACGCCTACTCCACCACTCCAGGCTACTTTGCCATTTTCGATCAGAGCGATGGACAAGCCAGGTATACCCGTGCTGTCCATCATGGATGGTAATGCGTTCTGAAGTTGATTAAGCCTCGATTGGGCTAATGATGGTACCCAAAGAAGGACGAAAAGTATAGATTGAGCGAATCTGATTCCAAGCTTCATAGCTATAAGTAAGCAACTATAAACGGTTTAGGTTATTCGGTTCAGGTACCTTAAACTTAGCACTAGTTTTCTTTCACTCGCTAAACTTCTGTCTGCGCTTGTCTTTTTTAATCAGGCTACGTTTACAGCTGGCCTGGGTTCTATTCGCGTTATTGCCCCGTTCCGTGATAGACTTTTTTCGTGGTATCCAATCAACCTGTCGATCTGAAAGCAGACAACAATCCGTAGATTTACTGCATAAACGGCATCAATAATCATATAACGCACCAATCAGGTTACGCCACGTTGCCTGGCAGAGGCCACACAACCGCATTTTAACTCTTATCAAATCGCACCTATACAACAAGCCTATGAGATTCTTTTTGATCATTATCGCTGTCATACTAGGGGTATCCCTATTCAGACACTTCGACTCTAAAACGTTACAATTCGAAAAGCCAGCGCTGGATAGTTTATACGCAGTAGTATTCGTAGCCGCAATCTTCCTGCTGATAAGAGACGCGAGGAAAACAGGTAATCCCAACAAATAGATTTTCCCCCAAAGTACAACGCCAGACCAAGCTACTTGATGGGTTAGCGTTGTACTTTAGGAAGCCGTATTTTATGACTAAAAATACGTTGCTGAAAATAATAAAAAAACGCTTGGTTTAACTCTTTAGTCGTCAATTTAGTAACGCATAATGAAAGCGTTTATCAGAGGTTTTGACTGTGCCGACATTGAGGACCTGTATAGTTATGTCCCGGCGAATCCAACCAATTTTGGGTTCTGGATGAACTTCACCATTGGCCAGCAAGGAGAAGAATGGAGTAATAATTTTCAATTGCAGGTAGCAACGCCTGCCTTCCTTCAACAACAGCATCCTTATCAATCGGCAATTCTGTTACGCCATACGCTGCTAGTATTCGAGTACGACTTTATTCAGATTTACAATGCAGTTGACCAGTATGTACGCTCCCTGGAAGAGGATTCATGGGAAAAGTTGACTGAAAAATTAAGCCGAATTGCCTGGTGGGAGTATGAGGATTATCGGCCTTACTAAGCGTTATAACTAGCTAATAATCTGAGGGGCGTGCGCTTCCTCAATACCGGCAGCATACTGTTTCTCCAGCCCATTATAAACTGCCAGCGTGTCCTCATAGACGTCCAGCTCGGTGACCTTCCCCCATGTCAACGTGATGAAGTGTACTCCCTTGTTCACGTATGAATCCCCATTCAGCAGCGTAGCCGTAGCCGTCCAACGGACAATAGCCAGCGTATGATGGGGCCAGCCTTTCACAATGATGTCATTGACGGTAATGTGCAGCGTAGGCATTATACGAGCCAGGCGACCTAACCAGGCCCGTACAGCCGCCTGATCGTGGCGAACACCCCCCAGTGCGTGGTCGCCCGCAAAGCTATGACGCACGTTGAGCACCATGCTATTGACCAGCTCATCAAACCGTCGTTCATTGACCAGCGCAAATGATTTCTTTACCAGTTGTTTCACAATGTAGTTGTACATGACCGTTTCGTTTAGGTGATGCACAAAGGTATTTTGGTCACTGCCCTTCCTCTGTAACCTATGTTACAAAGCGCTACAAGCCTACGATTTTTCGCCGGATACGACTCAGCGAAGGCCGCTCAACGCCCAGGTAAGACGAGAGGTGGGTTAGCGAGATGCGATTGAACAGGCTGGGGTTCTCCTGAATGAAGTCCAGATAACGTTGCTCAGCGGAATCGAACTGAAAGCTTTCAATACGACGCTGTTGTTCATGAAGAATCGCTTCGGCAATCAGTCGTCCATTGCGCTCAAAGCCCATAAATTGATCATAGCCCTGCTGAATGTGTTGGTAGGTGACCGTAATGAGCGTGGTCGGTTCCAGACACTGGAAATAATAGCGGCTAGGCTTGCCCATCAGTAAGGAGGGATAGTCGGTGACCCAACTGTTCTCAGGTACGAAGGCGGTCGTTATCTCCTCCCCTGCCTGGTTGAGGTAGTAGCCTCGAATGAGCCCACTGGTTAGGAATCCAATGAGTTGATTAGGCTTACCCGCTTCAA
This DNA window, taken from Spirosoma agri, encodes the following:
- a CDS encoding serine hydrolase domain-containing protein; translation: MKLGIRFAQSILFVLLWVPSLAQSRLNQLQNALPSMMDSTGIPGLSIALIENGKVAWSGGVGVKNKGTKEPVSTQTLFRGASLGKPLFAYAVLKLSEQKKIALDTPLISYVPPSYVDTHFLKSPMGDERIKLITARMVLNHTTGLPNWRSEGKPLTTMFVPGSRYSYSGEGYYLLQTVVEYLVKEPIESFMQRTVFKPMGMTHTSYLYQAADSLQYARSYDMAGTLVADKQEMVNVAHTLRTTADDYARFIVAAMMKPGSEEQTAKALLSSQVKTDICQPEQVSWGLGFAVQHTATGDLFCQWAKSPTASGYVIGSTDQKTAVVYFVNVANQGLRIAERIVKLGLNYNDPLFACFGVRPYNARQ
- a CDS encoding immunity 8 family protein encodes the protein MKAFIRGFDCADIEDLYSYVPANPTNFGFWMNFTIGQQGEEWSNNFQLQVATPAFLQQQHPYQSAILLRHTLLVFEYDFIQIYNAVDQYVRSLEEDSWEKLTEKLSRIAWWEYEDYRPY
- a CDS encoding nuclear transport factor 2 family protein, whose protein sequence is MYNYIVKQLVKKSFALVNERRFDELVNSMVLNVRHSFAGDHALGGVRHDQAAVRAWLGRLARIMPTLHITVNDIIVKGWPHHTLAIVRWTATATLLNGDSYVNKGVHFITLTWGKVTELDVYEDTLAVYNGLEKQYAAGIEEAHAPQIIS
- a CDS encoding Crp/Fnr family transcriptional regulator; translated protein: MMDTFDQFHQALLALNPRITPQEWNYFRQGLTQHSLVPKAFFIEAGKPNQLIGFLTSGLIRGYYLNQAGEEITTAFVPENSWVTDYPSLLMGKPSRYYFQCLEPTTLITVTYQHIQQGYDQFMGFERNGRLIAEAILHEQQRRIESFQFDSAEQRYLDFIQENPSLFNRISLTHLSSYLGVERPSLSRIRRKIVGL